One genomic window of Rhizobium sp. Pop5 includes the following:
- a CDS encoding SMP-30/gluconolactonase/LRE family protein, with protein sequence MAEASIYEIHDPRFRQLIVTSAGLDELYSGCRWAEGPVWFNDANQLLWSDIPNQRMLRWTPESGVSVYRQPSNFTNGHTRDRQGRLISCEHGGRRVTRTEIDGSITVLADRFEGARLNSPNDVVVKSDGTIWFTDPTYGIMSDYEGYQAEPEQATRNVYRLDLATGELTAVVTDFTQPNGLAFSPDETILYVADSAASHDESLPRHIRAFDVVDGSRLANGRVFCLIDNGVPDGIRTDMKGNLWSSAADGVHCFDPAGKLIGKIRVPQTVANLTFGGARRNRLFIAATRSIYSVYVAVGGAQEP encoded by the coding sequence ATGGCCGAGGCCAGCATCTACGAAATCCACGACCCGCGCTTCCGGCAGTTGATCGTGACGAGCGCCGGTCTCGACGAACTCTATTCCGGCTGTCGCTGGGCGGAGGGGCCCGTCTGGTTCAACGATGCGAACCAGCTGCTCTGGAGCGATATTCCCAACCAGCGCATGCTGCGATGGACGCCGGAAAGCGGCGTCTCCGTCTATCGGCAACCCTCGAACTTCACAAACGGCCACACGCGCGACCGCCAGGGCCGGCTGATCTCCTGCGAGCATGGCGGACGCCGCGTCACGCGCACCGAGATCGACGGCTCGATCACCGTGCTCGCCGACCGCTTCGAAGGCGCCAGGCTCAATTCGCCGAACGACGTGGTGGTGAAATCGGACGGCACGATCTGGTTCACCGATCCGACCTACGGGATCATGTCGGACTACGAAGGCTATCAGGCCGAACCGGAGCAGGCGACCCGCAACGTCTATCGGCTCGACCTGGCGACCGGGGAACTTACCGCCGTCGTCACGGATTTCACCCAGCCGAACGGCCTTGCCTTCTCGCCGGACGAGACGATCCTCTATGTAGCGGATTCGGCGGCAAGCCATGACGAAAGCCTGCCGCGCCACATCCGCGCATTCGACGTGGTCGACGGCAGCAGGCTCGCGAACGGCCGTGTCTTCTGCCTCATCGACAATGGCGTCCCCGACGGCATCCGCACCGACATGAAGGGGAACCTCTGGTCGAGCGCGGCCGATGGCGTGCATTGTTTCGACCCGGCGGGCAAACTGATCGGCAAGATTCGGGTACCGCAGACCGTCGCGAACCTCACCTTTGGCGGGGCTCGGCGCAACCGGTTGTTCATTGCGGCAACGCGGTCGATTTATTCGGTATATGTCGCAGTGGGCGGGGCTCAGGAGCCGTAG
- a CDS encoding ABC transporter permease has product MTPLLRLFGKPWIWSWLAAFTVWFLTIMVTLGASTLGLSQAALTFAAFSVIVGIGQMFVITLGPGNIDLSVPATMTLAGTVALKLMNVENGLILPGLLVALVIGLAVGLCNYALIKALRIPPIIATLSTSFIVQSAAIWTNRGLRIKPPSWLAEFTTSNTLGVPNVAIVALLISLLAWFLLEKTIYGRWISAIGQSMPAARMAGIPVDGTRFVTYLFCAVLASVAGYLLACFSGGAALNMGSEYLLMSIAVVVIGGTAVAGGDSNVPGIWGASLFMFLVVSMLNTYGVGAGIRLIMTGLIIISVIMLAGGRRAGMR; this is encoded by the coding sequence ATGACCCCATTGCTCCGCCTTTTCGGCAAGCCCTGGATCTGGTCGTGGCTTGCCGCTTTCACCGTGTGGTTCCTGACGATCATGGTGACGCTTGGCGCCAGCACGCTCGGCCTGTCGCAGGCAGCGCTCACTTTCGCCGCCTTCTCGGTCATCGTCGGCATCGGCCAGATGTTCGTCATCACGCTCGGTCCCGGCAATATCGATCTGTCGGTTCCCGCCACCATGACGCTTGCCGGCACGGTGGCGCTGAAGCTGATGAATGTCGAAAACGGCTTGATCCTGCCCGGCCTTCTCGTCGCCCTCGTCATCGGTCTCGCCGTCGGCCTCTGCAACTATGCGCTCATCAAGGCGCTGCGCATTCCGCCGATCATTGCGACGCTGTCGACGAGCTTTATCGTGCAGTCTGCCGCGATCTGGACGAACCGGGGCTTGCGCATCAAGCCTCCGAGCTGGCTCGCGGAATTCACCACCTCGAACACGCTCGGCGTACCGAACGTGGCGATCGTCGCACTCCTGATCTCGCTGCTGGCCTGGTTTCTGCTTGAGAAGACGATCTACGGGCGCTGGATCTCGGCGATCGGCCAGAGCATGCCGGCCGCGCGCATGGCCGGCATTCCGGTCGACGGCACGCGTTTCGTCACCTATCTCTTCTGCGCCGTGCTCGCATCGGTCGCAGGTTATCTGCTCGCCTGCTTCTCCGGCGGCGCGGCGCTCAACATGGGCTCGGAATATCTCCTGATGTCGATCGCGGTCGTCGTGATCGGCGGCACGGCGGTCGCCGGCGGCGATTCCAACGTGCCGGGCATCTGGGGCGCATCGCTCTTCATGTTCCTGGTCGTTTCCATGCTCAACACCTATGGGGTCGGCGCGGGCATCCGCCTGATCATGACCGGCCTCATCATCATCAGCGTCATCATGCTCGCCGGCGGCCGCCGGGCCGGCATGCGATAA
- a CDS encoding ABC transporter permease — MMFRLSSDAMRLAIPALSLTLLLAAVFWMQPRAVSYVGLNLLFNLAVPIALATIAQMLVMAVNDLDLSMGTFVSFVACVTATFLRDAPVTGVLILAGAIATYAALGVVIHLRNLPSIVVTLGMSFVWGGLAVLLLPAPGGQAPDWVRWLMTVKPPLAPMAIVASIAIAVVAHLLVMRSSLGVLIRGIGGNQRSVERAGWSIVAARASAYGLAGLFAVLAGVALVGLTTSADANIALRYTLLSIAGVILGGGEFIGGRVSPIGAVIGALTLTLAGSFLSFLRISPDWQIGAQGAILIIVLALRLMLNRLEKQEKRR, encoded by the coding sequence ATAATGTTCCGGCTCTCGTCCGATGCCATGCGCCTCGCCATTCCCGCCTTGTCGCTGACGCTGCTGCTCGCCGCCGTCTTCTGGATGCAGCCGCGCGCCGTGAGCTATGTCGGGCTCAACCTGCTGTTCAACCTTGCTGTGCCCATCGCGCTTGCGACGATCGCCCAGATGCTGGTCATGGCGGTAAACGATCTCGATCTCTCGATGGGCACCTTCGTCAGCTTCGTCGCCTGCGTCACCGCGACCTTTCTGCGCGACGCGCCGGTGACCGGCGTCCTGATCCTTGCCGGCGCAATCGCGACCTACGCGGCGCTCGGCGTCGTCATCCATCTGCGCAATCTGCCGTCCATCGTCGTGACCCTCGGCATGAGTTTCGTCTGGGGTGGCCTTGCCGTGCTGCTGTTGCCGGCACCAGGCGGGCAGGCACCGGATTGGGTGCGCTGGCTGATGACCGTCAAGCCGCCGCTGGCGCCGATGGCGATCGTCGCCAGCATCGCCATTGCCGTCGTCGCCCATCTTCTCGTCATGCGGTCCTCGCTCGGCGTGCTGATCCGCGGCATTGGCGGCAACCAGCGCTCGGTCGAGCGCGCCGGATGGTCGATCGTCGCGGCGCGCGCCAGCGCCTATGGTCTTGCCGGCCTCTTCGCCGTGCTCGCCGGCGTCGCCCTCGTCGGCCTGACTACCTCGGCCGATGCCAATATCGCCCTGCGCTACACGCTTTTGTCGATCGCCGGCGTGATCCTCGGCGGCGGCGAGTTCATCGGCGGCCGCGTCTCACCAATCGGCGCCGTCATCGGCGCGCTGACACTGACGCTTGCCGGCTCGTTCCTGTCCTTCCTGCGCATCTCGCCCGACTGGCAGATCGGGGCTCAGGGCGCGATCCTGATCATCGTGCTGGCGCTCCGCCTGATGCTGAACCGCCTGGAGAAGCAGGAGAAACGCCGATGA
- a CDS encoding sugar ABC transporter ATP-binding protein, with product MDEVLKAVIAVDGAKVNFGAVRALDGVTLRVMPGECVGLVGHNGAGKSTIVSVINGGLTPHEGSVASDGERLERYGINAARARGVRCVFQELSLCPNLSIVENTRIMHRDLGGFGWRRRAAKIIEKSLDTVFPGHGIDSGRAVGDLSIAERQMVEISMAFSDAGIAPRLVILDEPTSSLDASLARQMLDHVRRFIATGGSVIFISHILHEILETSDRIVVMKDGRVVAERPAQGFDHHSLVEAMGTVAREEGGQRAAREQSTAPLILSHQAKGLPFAARKGEIVGLAGLAGHGQTELLLALHAAQSGHWLPERDPLVTFVAGDRRLNGVFELWSILRNFSIASLGDLSRRGLILANEEESKGADWKRRIEIRTPDMGNRILSLSGGNQQKVLFARALATRAPVVLMDDPMRGVDVGTKQEVYAIIREEAAHGRTFIWYSTEMDEVRLCDRVYVFREGRIKAELAGDAVNEKNIIAASFEGVAA from the coding sequence ATGGATGAGGTTTTGAAGGCGGTGATCGCCGTCGATGGCGCCAAGGTGAACTTTGGCGCGGTCAGGGCGCTCGACGGCGTCACGCTCCGCGTCATGCCGGGCGAATGCGTCGGCCTCGTCGGCCACAATGGCGCCGGCAAATCCACGATTGTCAGCGTCATCAACGGCGGCCTCACGCCTCATGAAGGAAGCGTGGCGAGCGACGGCGAGAGGCTGGAGCGCTATGGCATCAACGCGGCGCGCGCCCGCGGCGTGCGCTGCGTCTTCCAGGAACTTTCGCTCTGCCCCAACCTCTCGATCGTCGAGAACACCCGCATCATGCACCGCGATCTCGGCGGCTTCGGCTGGCGCAGGCGCGCCGCAAAAATCATCGAGAAGAGCCTCGATACGGTCTTTCCCGGCCATGGTATCGACAGCGGCCGGGCTGTCGGCGATCTTTCGATCGCCGAACGGCAGATGGTCGAAATATCAATGGCCTTTTCCGATGCAGGCATCGCGCCGCGACTGGTGATCCTCGACGAACCCACGTCGTCGCTCGACGCAAGCCTCGCCCGCCAGATGCTCGACCATGTCCGTCGCTTCATTGCCACCGGCGGCTCCGTCATCTTCATTTCGCATATCCTGCACGAAATCCTCGAAACCTCCGACCGCATCGTCGTCATGAAGGACGGCCGCGTCGTCGCCGAGCGCCCGGCACAGGGTTTCGACCATCATAGTCTCGTGGAAGCCATGGGCACCGTCGCCAGGGAAGAGGGCGGGCAGCGCGCGGCGCGCGAACAATCTACCGCGCCGCTCATCCTGTCGCATCAGGCGAAAGGCCTTCCCTTCGCGGCGCGCAAGGGCGAGATCGTCGGACTGGCGGGGCTGGCGGGCCACGGGCAGACCGAGCTGCTGCTGGCCCTCCATGCTGCCCAATCCGGCCACTGGCTGCCTGAACGCGATCCGCTCGTTACCTTCGTCGCCGGCGACCGTCGCCTCAACGGCGTCTTCGAACTGTGGAGCATCCTGCGCAACTTTTCCATCGCCTCGCTCGGTGATCTGTCGCGGCGCGGCCTCATCCTCGCAAATGAAGAGGAGAGCAAAGGCGCCGACTGGAAGCGGCGGATCGAGATCCGCACGCCCGATATGGGCAACCGCATCCTGTCGCTTTCCGGCGGCAACCAGCAGAAAGTGCTCTTTGCGCGCGCCCTTGCGACGCGAGCGCCTGTTGTGCTGATGGACGACCCGATGCGCGGCGTCGACGTCGGGACGAAGCAGGAGGTGTACGCCATCATCCGCGAGGAAGCCGCGCACGGCCGCACCTTCATCTGGTATTCGACTGAAATGGACGAGGTCCGTCTTTGCGACCGCGTCTACGTCTTCCGCGAAGGCCGTATCAAGGCCGAACTCGCCGGCGACGCCGTCAACGAGAAGAATATCATCGCCGCCTCCTTCGAAGGGGTTGCCGCATAA